The following proteins come from a genomic window of Pocillopora verrucosa isolate sample1 chromosome 6, ASM3666991v2, whole genome shotgun sequence:
- the LOC131769011 gene encoding uncharacterized protein isoform X1: MFFRKESSSQLCVHVVVLIFVVSSSAIEMSSWQRFWWWTPGQTWPANVKDVLKDAFGLCKQNNPYCFQRLPSWAEEDATELLAVDSDGTVYQWKFDSKNPTAHSVWQAFHDHQETPHGKIMDKQAWDPLVVEGNEVKATQDSFMYREQNGVKSLLLDDDNCDCLSTLSMGHGMCNAGHSTSYSKPNVFGVDKLYDPGCRGPSPSYGLSLYFRAAKKLTLEDFGGGWRAFWWWEKDLTWPQHVRDILGSPYGSCEEFHVYCFQRLPSWLKENDTELLALDSLGTVYKWSFNPKNTVAHAAWLAFHDHQEVQHKDVLDSSPWEPMALKGNAPSSTQDSLMYREQNGVKSLLLDDDNCDCHSSLSLGHGMCLADHSTSYGKPNVYGVDALYDNGCHGPVPNVGLTLYFRAKRPDLYDFGGRWRAFWWWNAGVNWSACAPKNQNIDVLEDPYGSCSGGAPFCFQRLPAWLEEDSTEILAKDSKRNVYTWSFNASNPTAQAAWRAFHSHKETAAGAVLNQSPWNPNVLQGKSPIADQDSFTYRGTNGVKSLLLDDDNCDCLSTIQLGATFCSNQFDPNGRGVDLLYDPTCSLPNPHNGLSLFFRVPKQKLTFEGFGQKWTAFWWWPKDGIWPKDVTDVLEKPHGACKDTDIYCFGRLPTDAKEDRTKLLAIDTEGNVYLWKFSSANPTAHAVWSALHDHEETPFNKIQNNKAWNPKLLKGTAPKASQDSFMYRAQGGVKSFLLDDDNCDCLSTLSMGHGMCSDGFSTSYGPVNRYGVDALYDNYCNTPRPNVGLALYFSVSEEMVHSLSSCKHGGNWLAFWWWTADATWPADEEDVLAYPFGNCNPYGEYCFGRIPSWAREDSTEMLAIDSQGNEYLWKFDYHNAVAHAAWLAFHDHVTTPAGKVVNNVDSWDPVVLQGKTPVAKQDSFMYREQHGVKSILMDDDNCDCKTTLNIGHGMCLAGHSTSYGPANQFGVDALYDPGCNVPRPEVGLTLYFRAK, translated from the exons ATGTTTTTTAGGAAAG AGTCATCTTCGCAACTCTGCGTCCATGTTGTGGTTTTGATTTTTGTGGTGTCATCTTCTGCCATTGAAATGTCGTCATGGCAACGCTTCTGGTGGTGGACCCCTGGGCAAACTTGGCCTGCCAATGTCAAAGACGTACTCAAAGACGCCTTTGGGTTGTGCAAGCAGAACAATCCTTACTGCTTCCAGCGGCTTCCTTCATGGGCGGAAGAAGATGCTACAGAACTTCTAGCTGTTGACTCGGACGGAACTGTCTATCAGTGGAAGTTTGACTCAAAGAACCCAACTGCGCATTCTGTCTGGCAAGCTTTTCACGATCATCAAGAAACACCACATGGAAAAATTATGGACAAGCAAGCGTGGGATCCCCTAGTAGTGGAGGGAAATGAGGTTAAAGCAACGCAAGACTCTTTCATGTATCGAGAACAGAATGGTGTGAAGTCATTGCTTCTGGATGATGATAACTGTGACTGCTTGTCAACCCTGAGCATGGGTCATGGGATGTGTAACGCTGGTCACTCCACCTCGTACAGCAAGCCTAACGTATTTGGTGTCGATAAACTGTACGACCCAGGCTGTCGCGGACCATCTCCAAGTTATGGCCTTTCACTGTACTTTCGAGCAGCCAAAAAGCTTACTCTGGAAGACTTTGGTGGGGGATGGAGAGCATTCTGGTGGTGGGAAAAGGATTTAACTTGGCCACAACACGTAAGAGATATCCTTGGAAGCCCATATGGTTCATGTGAGGAGTTCCACGTGTACTGCTTTCAGCGTTTACCCTCCTGGTTGAAGGAAAATGACACGGAGCTTCTTGCACTTGACTCTTTGGGAACAGTCTATAAATGGTCCTTTAATCCGAAGAACACTGTCGCGCATGCGGCTTGGCTTGCATTTCATGATCATCAAGAAGTCCAACACAAAGATGTTCTCGACTCCAGCCCATGGGAGCCAATGGCTCTGAAGGGGAATGCACCGTCTAGTACTCAAGACTCTCTTATGTACCGTGAGCAAAACGGAGTTAAGTCTCTGCTACTTGACGACGACAACTGCGATTGTCACTCCTCACTTAGTCTTGGCCATGGTATGTGTTTAGCTGATCATTCTACCAGCTATGGCAAACCTAATGTCTACGGCGTTGACGCTCTTTATGATAACGGATGTCATGGTCCTGTGCCAAACGTCGGGCTAACTCTTTATTTCCGAGCCAAACGCCCTGATTTGTACGATTTCGGGGGAAGATGGAGAGCATTTTGGTGGTGGAATGCCGGTGTGAACTGGTCTGCCTGTGCACCGAAGAATCAAAATATCGATGTACTTGAAGACCCATATGGTAGTTGCTCTGGTGGTGCTCCGTTTTGCTTTCAGAGACTTCCTGCATGGCTCGAGGAAGATTCGACTGAAATCTTGGCAAAAGACTCAAAAAGGAACGTTTACACCTGGTCGTTTAATGCTTCTAACCCAACAGCACAAGCTGCATGGCGTGCTTTTCATAGCCATAAAGAGACAGCGGCTGGTGCAGTCCTAAATCAGAGCCCCTGGAATCCTAATGTTCTTCAAGGAAAATCTCCTATTGCTGACCAGGATTCGTTCACATATAGAGGTACAAATGGTGTAAAATCCTTGCTACTTGACGATGACAATTGCGACTGTCTCTCGACAATCCAACTTGGGGCAACTTTTTGTAGTAACCAGTTCGATCCAAATGGTCGTGGAGTAGATCTCTTGTACGACCCTACGTGCAGTCTGCCAAACCCCCACAATGGCCTGAGTCTTTTCTTTCGAGTTCCAAAACAAAAGTTAACCTTCGAGGGTTTTGGGCAGAAATGGACCGCTTTTTGGTGGTGGCCGAAAGACGGAATATGGCCAAAGGACGTGACTGATGTCTTGGAGAAGCCACATGGCGCGTGCAAGGACACAGATATCTACTGTTTTGGAAGGCTTCCAACAGATGCAAAAGAGGATAGGACAAAATTGCTCGCTATTGACACTGAAGGAAACGTATACCTTTGGAAATTCTCCTCGGCAAACCCAACAGCGCATGCGGTTTGGTCAGCCTTACACGATCACGAAGAAACACCATTTAACAAGATACAGAATAACAAAGCATGGAATCCTAAATTGCTGAAAGGAACAGCACCAAAAGCCTCTCAAGACTCCTTCATGTACCGAGCTCAAGGTGGTGTGAAGTCTTTTCTTTTGGATGATGATAACTGTGATTGTTTGTCCACCCTCAGCATGGGACATGGTATGTGCTCAGACGGATTTTCTACAAGTTATGGTCCTGTAAATCGGTATGGAGTTGACGCCCTCTACGATAATTACTGTAACACGCCGCGACCTAACGTTGGTCTGGCACTGTACTTCTCCGTGTCCGAAGAAATGGTGCACTCTTTGTCATCTTGTAAACATGGCGGAAACTGGCTGGCTTTCTGGTGGTGGACAGCAGATGCAACTTGGCCCGCTGATGAGGAAGATGTGTTAGCCTACCCCTTCGGTAATTGCAACCCGTATGGCGAATACTGCTTCGGGCGAATTCCGTCCTGGGCAAGGGAAGACTCTACTGAAATGCTTGCTATTGATTCTCAAGGAAACGAATACCTTTGGAAGTTTGACTATCACAATGCTGTTGCGCATGCGGCTTGGTTGGCTTTCCACGATCATGTGACCACTCCCGCTGGCAAAGTAGTCAACAACGTAGACAGCTGGGATCCAGTGGTTCTACAGGGAAAAACGCCAGTCGCCAAGCAAGACTCATTTATGTACCGTGAACAGCATGGCGTCAAGTCCATTCTGATGGATGATGACAACTGTGATTGTAAAACGACGCTGAATATTGGTCATGGGATGTGTCTGGCCGGGCATAGCACCAGCTATGGTCCTGCAAATCAGTTTGGTGTAGATGCTCTTTACGACCCCGGCTGCAATGTTCCTCGTCCAGAAGTTGGGCTGACGCTTTACTTTCGGGCAAAATAA
- the LOC131769011 gene encoding uncharacterized protein isoform X2 — protein MSSRTESSSQLCVHVVVLIFVVSSSAIEMSSWQRFWWWTPGQTWPANVKDVLKDAFGLCKQNNPYCFQRLPSWAEEDATELLAVDSDGTVYQWKFDSKNPTAHSVWQAFHDHQETPHGKIMDKQAWDPLVVEGNEVKATQDSFMYREQNGVKSLLLDDDNCDCLSTLSMGHGMCNAGHSTSYSKPNVFGVDKLYDPGCRGPSPSYGLSLYFRAAKKLTLEDFGGGWRAFWWWEKDLTWPQHVRDILGSPYGSCEEFHVYCFQRLPSWLKENDTELLALDSLGTVYKWSFNPKNTVAHAAWLAFHDHQEVQHKDVLDSSPWEPMALKGNAPSSTQDSLMYREQNGVKSLLLDDDNCDCHSSLSLGHGMCLADHSTSYGKPNVYGVDALYDNGCHGPVPNVGLTLYFRAKRPDLYDFGGRWRAFWWWNAGVNWSACAPKNQNIDVLEDPYGSCSGGAPFCFQRLPAWLEEDSTEILAKDSKRNVYTWSFNASNPTAQAAWRAFHSHKETAAGAVLNQSPWNPNVLQGKSPIADQDSFTYRGTNGVKSLLLDDDNCDCLSTIQLGATFCSNQFDPNGRGVDLLYDPTCSLPNPHNGLSLFFRVPKQKLTFEGFGQKWTAFWWWPKDGIWPKDVTDVLEKPHGACKDTDIYCFGRLPTDAKEDRTKLLAIDTEGNVYLWKFSSANPTAHAVWSALHDHEETPFNKIQNNKAWNPKLLKGTAPKASQDSFMYRAQGGVKSFLLDDDNCDCLSTLSMGHGMCSDGFSTSYGPVNRYGVDALYDNYCNTPRPNVGLALYFSVSEEMVHSLSSCKHGGNWLAFWWWTADATWPADEEDVLAYPFGNCNPYGEYCFGRIPSWAREDSTEMLAIDSQGNEYLWKFDYHNAVAHAAWLAFHDHVTTPAGKVVNNVDSWDPVVLQGKTPVAKQDSFMYREQHGVKSILMDDDNCDCKTTLNIGHGMCLAGHSTSYGPANQFGVDALYDPGCNVPRPEVGLTLYFRAK, from the exons ATGTCTTCCAGGACAG AGTCATCTTCGCAACTCTGCGTCCATGTTGTGGTTTTGATTTTTGTGGTGTCATCTTCTGCCATTGAAATGTCGTCATGGCAACGCTTCTGGTGGTGGACCCCTGGGCAAACTTGGCCTGCCAATGTCAAAGACGTACTCAAAGACGCCTTTGGGTTGTGCAAGCAGAACAATCCTTACTGCTTCCAGCGGCTTCCTTCATGGGCGGAAGAAGATGCTACAGAACTTCTAGCTGTTGACTCGGACGGAACTGTCTATCAGTGGAAGTTTGACTCAAAGAACCCAACTGCGCATTCTGTCTGGCAAGCTTTTCACGATCATCAAGAAACACCACATGGAAAAATTATGGACAAGCAAGCGTGGGATCCCCTAGTAGTGGAGGGAAATGAGGTTAAAGCAACGCAAGACTCTTTCATGTATCGAGAACAGAATGGTGTGAAGTCATTGCTTCTGGATGATGATAACTGTGACTGCTTGTCAACCCTGAGCATGGGTCATGGGATGTGTAACGCTGGTCACTCCACCTCGTACAGCAAGCCTAACGTATTTGGTGTCGATAAACTGTACGACCCAGGCTGTCGCGGACCATCTCCAAGTTATGGCCTTTCACTGTACTTTCGAGCAGCCAAAAAGCTTACTCTGGAAGACTTTGGTGGGGGATGGAGAGCATTCTGGTGGTGGGAAAAGGATTTAACTTGGCCACAACACGTAAGAGATATCCTTGGAAGCCCATATGGTTCATGTGAGGAGTTCCACGTGTACTGCTTTCAGCGTTTACCCTCCTGGTTGAAGGAAAATGACACGGAGCTTCTTGCACTTGACTCTTTGGGAACAGTCTATAAATGGTCCTTTAATCCGAAGAACACTGTCGCGCATGCGGCTTGGCTTGCATTTCATGATCATCAAGAAGTCCAACACAAAGATGTTCTCGACTCCAGCCCATGGGAGCCAATGGCTCTGAAGGGGAATGCACCGTCTAGTACTCAAGACTCTCTTATGTACCGTGAGCAAAACGGAGTTAAGTCTCTGCTACTTGACGACGACAACTGCGATTGTCACTCCTCACTTAGTCTTGGCCATGGTATGTGTTTAGCTGATCATTCTACCAGCTATGGCAAACCTAATGTCTACGGCGTTGACGCTCTTTATGATAACGGATGTCATGGTCCTGTGCCAAACGTCGGGCTAACTCTTTATTTCCGAGCCAAACGCCCTGATTTGTACGATTTCGGGGGAAGATGGAGAGCATTTTGGTGGTGGAATGCCGGTGTGAACTGGTCTGCCTGTGCACCGAAGAATCAAAATATCGATGTACTTGAAGACCCATATGGTAGTTGCTCTGGTGGTGCTCCGTTTTGCTTTCAGAGACTTCCTGCATGGCTCGAGGAAGATTCGACTGAAATCTTGGCAAAAGACTCAAAAAGGAACGTTTACACCTGGTCGTTTAATGCTTCTAACCCAACAGCACAAGCTGCATGGCGTGCTTTTCATAGCCATAAAGAGACAGCGGCTGGTGCAGTCCTAAATCAGAGCCCCTGGAATCCTAATGTTCTTCAAGGAAAATCTCCTATTGCTGACCAGGATTCGTTCACATATAGAGGTACAAATGGTGTAAAATCCTTGCTACTTGACGATGACAATTGCGACTGTCTCTCGACAATCCAACTTGGGGCAACTTTTTGTAGTAACCAGTTCGATCCAAATGGTCGTGGAGTAGATCTCTTGTACGACCCTACGTGCAGTCTGCCAAACCCCCACAATGGCCTGAGTCTTTTCTTTCGAGTTCCAAAACAAAAGTTAACCTTCGAGGGTTTTGGGCAGAAATGGACCGCTTTTTGGTGGTGGCCGAAAGACGGAATATGGCCAAAGGACGTGACTGATGTCTTGGAGAAGCCACATGGCGCGTGCAAGGACACAGATATCTACTGTTTTGGAAGGCTTCCAACAGATGCAAAAGAGGATAGGACAAAATTGCTCGCTATTGACACTGAAGGAAACGTATACCTTTGGAAATTCTCCTCGGCAAACCCAACAGCGCATGCGGTTTGGTCAGCCTTACACGATCACGAAGAAACACCATTTAACAAGATACAGAATAACAAAGCATGGAATCCTAAATTGCTGAAAGGAACAGCACCAAAAGCCTCTCAAGACTCCTTCATGTACCGAGCTCAAGGTGGTGTGAAGTCTTTTCTTTTGGATGATGATAACTGTGATTGTTTGTCCACCCTCAGCATGGGACATGGTATGTGCTCAGACGGATTTTCTACAAGTTATGGTCCTGTAAATCGGTATGGAGTTGACGCCCTCTACGATAATTACTGTAACACGCCGCGACCTAACGTTGGTCTGGCACTGTACTTCTCCGTGTCCGAAGAAATGGTGCACTCTTTGTCATCTTGTAAACATGGCGGAAACTGGCTGGCTTTCTGGTGGTGGACAGCAGATGCAACTTGGCCCGCTGATGAGGAAGATGTGTTAGCCTACCCCTTCGGTAATTGCAACCCGTATGGCGAATACTGCTTCGGGCGAATTCCGTCCTGGGCAAGGGAAGACTCTACTGAAATGCTTGCTATTGATTCTCAAGGAAACGAATACCTTTGGAAGTTTGACTATCACAATGCTGTTGCGCATGCGGCTTGGTTGGCTTTCCACGATCATGTGACCACTCCCGCTGGCAAAGTAGTCAACAACGTAGACAGCTGGGATCCAGTGGTTCTACAGGGAAAAACGCCAGTCGCCAAGCAAGACTCATTTATGTACCGTGAACAGCATGGCGTCAAGTCCATTCTGATGGATGATGACAACTGTGATTGTAAAACGACGCTGAATATTGGTCATGGGATGTGTCTGGCCGGGCATAGCACCAGCTATGGTCCTGCAAATCAGTTTGGTGTAGATGCTCTTTACGACCCCGGCTGCAATGTTCCTCGTCCAGAAGTTGGGCTGACGCTTTACTTTCGGGCAAAATAA
- the LOC131769011 gene encoding uncharacterized protein isoform X3, whose translation MRKESSSQLCVHVVVLIFVVSSSAIEMSSWQRFWWWTPGQTWPANVKDVLKDAFGLCKQNNPYCFQRLPSWAEEDATELLAVDSDGTVYQWKFDSKNPTAHSVWQAFHDHQETPHGKIMDKQAWDPLVVEGNEVKATQDSFMYREQNGVKSLLLDDDNCDCLSTLSMGHGMCNAGHSTSYSKPNVFGVDKLYDPGCRGPSPSYGLSLYFRAAKKLTLEDFGGGWRAFWWWEKDLTWPQHVRDILGSPYGSCEEFHVYCFQRLPSWLKENDTELLALDSLGTVYKWSFNPKNTVAHAAWLAFHDHQEVQHKDVLDSSPWEPMALKGNAPSSTQDSLMYREQNGVKSLLLDDDNCDCHSSLSLGHGMCLADHSTSYGKPNVYGVDALYDNGCHGPVPNVGLTLYFRAKRPDLYDFGGRWRAFWWWNAGVNWSACAPKNQNIDVLEDPYGSCSGGAPFCFQRLPAWLEEDSTEILAKDSKRNVYTWSFNASNPTAQAAWRAFHSHKETAAGAVLNQSPWNPNVLQGKSPIADQDSFTYRGTNGVKSLLLDDDNCDCLSTIQLGATFCSNQFDPNGRGVDLLYDPTCSLPNPHNGLSLFFRVPKQKLTFEGFGQKWTAFWWWPKDGIWPKDVTDVLEKPHGACKDTDIYCFGRLPTDAKEDRTKLLAIDTEGNVYLWKFSSANPTAHAVWSALHDHEETPFNKIQNNKAWNPKLLKGTAPKASQDSFMYRAQGGVKSFLLDDDNCDCLSTLSMGHGMCSDGFSTSYGPVNRYGVDALYDNYCNTPRPNVGLALYFSVSEEMVHSLSSCKHGGNWLAFWWWTADATWPADEEDVLAYPFGNCNPYGEYCFGRIPSWAREDSTEMLAIDSQGNEYLWKFDYHNAVAHAAWLAFHDHVTTPAGKVVNNVDSWDPVVLQGKTPVAKQDSFMYREQHGVKSILMDDDNCDCKTTLNIGHGMCLAGHSTSYGPANQFGVDALYDPGCNVPRPEVGLTLYFRAK comes from the exons ATGCGGAAAG AGTCATCTTCGCAACTCTGCGTCCATGTTGTGGTTTTGATTTTTGTGGTGTCATCTTCTGCCATTGAAATGTCGTCATGGCAACGCTTCTGGTGGTGGACCCCTGGGCAAACTTGGCCTGCCAATGTCAAAGACGTACTCAAAGACGCCTTTGGGTTGTGCAAGCAGAACAATCCTTACTGCTTCCAGCGGCTTCCTTCATGGGCGGAAGAAGATGCTACAGAACTTCTAGCTGTTGACTCGGACGGAACTGTCTATCAGTGGAAGTTTGACTCAAAGAACCCAACTGCGCATTCTGTCTGGCAAGCTTTTCACGATCATCAAGAAACACCACATGGAAAAATTATGGACAAGCAAGCGTGGGATCCCCTAGTAGTGGAGGGAAATGAGGTTAAAGCAACGCAAGACTCTTTCATGTATCGAGAACAGAATGGTGTGAAGTCATTGCTTCTGGATGATGATAACTGTGACTGCTTGTCAACCCTGAGCATGGGTCATGGGATGTGTAACGCTGGTCACTCCACCTCGTACAGCAAGCCTAACGTATTTGGTGTCGATAAACTGTACGACCCAGGCTGTCGCGGACCATCTCCAAGTTATGGCCTTTCACTGTACTTTCGAGCAGCCAAAAAGCTTACTCTGGAAGACTTTGGTGGGGGATGGAGAGCATTCTGGTGGTGGGAAAAGGATTTAACTTGGCCACAACACGTAAGAGATATCCTTGGAAGCCCATATGGTTCATGTGAGGAGTTCCACGTGTACTGCTTTCAGCGTTTACCCTCCTGGTTGAAGGAAAATGACACGGAGCTTCTTGCACTTGACTCTTTGGGAACAGTCTATAAATGGTCCTTTAATCCGAAGAACACTGTCGCGCATGCGGCTTGGCTTGCATTTCATGATCATCAAGAAGTCCAACACAAAGATGTTCTCGACTCCAGCCCATGGGAGCCAATGGCTCTGAAGGGGAATGCACCGTCTAGTACTCAAGACTCTCTTATGTACCGTGAGCAAAACGGAGTTAAGTCTCTGCTACTTGACGACGACAACTGCGATTGTCACTCCTCACTTAGTCTTGGCCATGGTATGTGTTTAGCTGATCATTCTACCAGCTATGGCAAACCTAATGTCTACGGCGTTGACGCTCTTTATGATAACGGATGTCATGGTCCTGTGCCAAACGTCGGGCTAACTCTTTATTTCCGAGCCAAACGCCCTGATTTGTACGATTTCGGGGGAAGATGGAGAGCATTTTGGTGGTGGAATGCCGGTGTGAACTGGTCTGCCTGTGCACCGAAGAATCAAAATATCGATGTACTTGAAGACCCATATGGTAGTTGCTCTGGTGGTGCTCCGTTTTGCTTTCAGAGACTTCCTGCATGGCTCGAGGAAGATTCGACTGAAATCTTGGCAAAAGACTCAAAAAGGAACGTTTACACCTGGTCGTTTAATGCTTCTAACCCAACAGCACAAGCTGCATGGCGTGCTTTTCATAGCCATAAAGAGACAGCGGCTGGTGCAGTCCTAAATCAGAGCCCCTGGAATCCTAATGTTCTTCAAGGAAAATCTCCTATTGCTGACCAGGATTCGTTCACATATAGAGGTACAAATGGTGTAAAATCCTTGCTACTTGACGATGACAATTGCGACTGTCTCTCGACAATCCAACTTGGGGCAACTTTTTGTAGTAACCAGTTCGATCCAAATGGTCGTGGAGTAGATCTCTTGTACGACCCTACGTGCAGTCTGCCAAACCCCCACAATGGCCTGAGTCTTTTCTTTCGAGTTCCAAAACAAAAGTTAACCTTCGAGGGTTTTGGGCAGAAATGGACCGCTTTTTGGTGGTGGCCGAAAGACGGAATATGGCCAAAGGACGTGACTGATGTCTTGGAGAAGCCACATGGCGCGTGCAAGGACACAGATATCTACTGTTTTGGAAGGCTTCCAACAGATGCAAAAGAGGATAGGACAAAATTGCTCGCTATTGACACTGAAGGAAACGTATACCTTTGGAAATTCTCCTCGGCAAACCCAACAGCGCATGCGGTTTGGTCAGCCTTACACGATCACGAAGAAACACCATTTAACAAGATACAGAATAACAAAGCATGGAATCCTAAATTGCTGAAAGGAACAGCACCAAAAGCCTCTCAAGACTCCTTCATGTACCGAGCTCAAGGTGGTGTGAAGTCTTTTCTTTTGGATGATGATAACTGTGATTGTTTGTCCACCCTCAGCATGGGACATGGTATGTGCTCAGACGGATTTTCTACAAGTTATGGTCCTGTAAATCGGTATGGAGTTGACGCCCTCTACGATAATTACTGTAACACGCCGCGACCTAACGTTGGTCTGGCACTGTACTTCTCCGTGTCCGAAGAAATGGTGCACTCTTTGTCATCTTGTAAACATGGCGGAAACTGGCTGGCTTTCTGGTGGTGGACAGCAGATGCAACTTGGCCCGCTGATGAGGAAGATGTGTTAGCCTACCCCTTCGGTAATTGCAACCCGTATGGCGAATACTGCTTCGGGCGAATTCCGTCCTGGGCAAGGGAAGACTCTACTGAAATGCTTGCTATTGATTCTCAAGGAAACGAATACCTTTGGAAGTTTGACTATCACAATGCTGTTGCGCATGCGGCTTGGTTGGCTTTCCACGATCATGTGACCACTCCCGCTGGCAAAGTAGTCAACAACGTAGACAGCTGGGATCCAGTGGTTCTACAGGGAAAAACGCCAGTCGCCAAGCAAGACTCATTTATGTACCGTGAACAGCATGGCGTCAAGTCCATTCTGATGGATGATGACAACTGTGATTGTAAAACGACGCTGAATATTGGTCATGGGATGTGTCTGGCCGGGCATAGCACCAGCTATGGTCCTGCAAATCAGTTTGGTGTAGATGCTCTTTACGACCCCGGCTGCAATGTTCCTCGTCCAGAAGTTGGGCTGACGCTTTACTTTCGGGCAAAATAA